From one Nocardioides scoriae genomic stretch:
- a CDS encoding ABC transporter ATP-binding protein: MTTTTGLLRAHALHKSFGRTEALRGASVDVAAGEVLALTGPSGSGKSTLLLCLAGVLRPEAGSVTYDGRRLDDLGEGERTRLRRREFGLVLQFGQLVPELSAVQNVMVPLLLERHDRAAARTAALAWLERLGAHGLADALPGDLSGGESQRVAMARALVTGPAVVFADEPTGALDTVSGEEVMEVLVSTARDTGAAIVLVTHDNRVAAYADREVVLRDGTLDPSAAVTP; encoded by the coding sequence ATGACCACCACGACGGGGCTGCTGCGAGCCCATGCCCTGCACAAGTCCTTCGGTCGCACCGAGGCGCTGCGCGGGGCGTCGGTCGACGTCGCGGCGGGCGAGGTGCTGGCGCTGACCGGCCCCTCGGGCAGCGGCAAGTCGACGCTGCTGCTGTGCCTGGCCGGAGTGCTGCGCCCCGAGGCCGGGTCGGTGACCTACGACGGCCGTCGGCTCGACGACCTGGGGGAGGGCGAGCGGACCCGGCTGCGGCGGCGCGAGTTCGGGCTGGTGCTCCAGTTCGGCCAGCTCGTGCCCGAGCTGTCGGCCGTGCAGAACGTCATGGTGCCGCTGCTGCTCGAGCGCCACGACCGGGCGGCCGCGCGCACCGCGGCGCTGGCCTGGCTGGAGCGGCTCGGTGCCCACGGCCTGGCCGACGCGCTGCCCGGCGACCTGTCGGGCGGGGAGTCCCAGCGGGTGGCGATGGCCCGGGCGCTGGTCACCGGCCCCGCGGTCGTCTTCGCCGACGAGCCCACCGGCGCCCTCGACACCGTCAGCGGCGAGGAGGTCATGGAGGTGCTCGTCTCGACCGCCCGCGACACCGGCGCGGCGATCGTGCTGGTCACCCACGACAACCGCGTCGCGGCGTACGCCGACCGCGAGGTCGTGCTCCGTGACGGCACCCTCGACCCGTCAGCGGCGGTGACGCCGTGA
- a CDS encoding GntR family transcriptional regulator: MPISEVPLRRRLLRDDVHDRLVDALVSGELAPGEQLRDQELAERLGVSRTPVREALLRLEQVGFVETSPGRSTVVTQPEARAVREAQSVVAAMHQLAVREAAPLLTADDLDEMRAANLDFAAALERGDVDAALAADDLLHGVPVRAAGNRAVAAVLAQHTPLVRRAERLRFSSLAGRGSVDLHDRLVDHLARRDAEAAAAVELATWQTLSHLVDLEPDTTPA; the protein is encoded by the coding sequence ATGCCGATCAGCGAGGTCCCCCTCCGACGCCGCCTGCTGCGCGACGACGTCCACGACCGGCTCGTCGACGCGCTGGTCAGCGGCGAGCTCGCGCCGGGCGAGCAGCTGCGCGACCAGGAGCTGGCCGAGCGCCTCGGCGTCAGCCGCACGCCGGTCCGCGAGGCCCTGCTCCGCCTCGAGCAGGTCGGGTTCGTCGAGACCAGTCCCGGGCGCTCGACCGTCGTGACGCAGCCGGAGGCCCGCGCCGTCCGCGAGGCGCAGTCCGTCGTCGCGGCCATGCACCAGCTCGCCGTCCGGGAGGCCGCTCCCCTGCTCACCGCCGACGACCTCGACGAGATGCGCGCCGCCAACCTCGACTTCGCGGCGGCCCTCGAGCGCGGCGACGTCGACGCGGCGCTGGCGGCCGACGACCTGCTCCACGGCGTGCCCGTCCGGGCCGCCGGCAACCGTGCCGTGGCGGCCGTGCTGGCCCAGCACACCCCGCTCGTGCGCCGCGCCGAGCGGCTGCGCTTCTCCTCCCTCGCCGGCCGCGGCTCGGTCGACCTGCACGACCGCCTGGTCGACCACCTGGCCCGCCGCGACGCCGAGGCCGCCGCCGCGGTCGAGCTCGCCACCTGGCAGACGCTGAGCCACCTCGTCGACCTCGAGCCCGACACCACCCCGGCCTGA
- a CDS encoding MFS transporter encodes MLKQPRAVWAVAFACVIAFMGIGLVDPILKSIASQLDATPSQVSLMFTSYMAIMGIAMLVTGVVSSRIGAKRTLLSGLVLIIIFAALAGASDSVSAIVAFRAGWGLGNALFVATALATIVMSAKGSTGQAIILFEAALGIGIASGPLIGGVLGEQSWRAPFFGVSVLMVIALVGTAVFLPSTPPTGRRTSLADPFKALTHKPLLVVAVTAIFYNIGFFTILAAGPFALPELGIIQIGWVYFGWGLLVAFVSVVVAPIVQRAIGTVPAILATLVLFTADLAIMGIFADHPTVVIVGIIASGAFIGSNNTLITEAVMGAAPVERPVASAAYSFVRFTGGAVGPYVALRLFGSEAAPHVHAPFWFGAIMVAIGVAVLAAGARTVAATTHHEETEQQEAEAVLVGDLD; translated from the coding sequence ATGCTGAAGCAACCACGTGCCGTCTGGGCGGTCGCCTTCGCCTGTGTCATCGCCTTCATGGGCATCGGCCTGGTCGACCCGATCCTGAAGTCCATCGCCTCCCAGCTGGACGCGACGCCCAGCCAGGTGTCGCTGATGTTCACCAGCTACATGGCCATCATGGGCATCGCGATGCTCGTCACCGGCGTCGTCTCGAGCCGCATCGGCGCCAAGCGCACCCTGCTCTCCGGGCTCGTGCTCATCATCATCTTCGCCGCGCTCGCCGGGGCCTCCGACTCCGTCAGCGCGATCGTCGCCTTCCGCGCCGGCTGGGGCCTGGGCAACGCGCTGTTCGTCGCGACGGCGCTGGCCACCATCGTGATGTCGGCCAAGGGGTCGACCGGCCAGGCGATCATCCTGTTCGAGGCCGCCCTGGGCATCGGCATCGCGTCGGGCCCGCTCATCGGCGGCGTCCTGGGCGAGCAGTCGTGGCGCGCCCCGTTCTTCGGCGTCTCGGTGCTGATGGTGATCGCGCTCGTCGGCACGGCGGTCTTCCTGCCCAGCACCCCGCCGACCGGGCGTCGCACGTCGCTGGCCGACCCGTTCAAGGCGCTCACCCACAAGCCGCTGCTCGTCGTCGCGGTCACCGCGATCTTCTACAACATCGGCTTCTTCACCATCCTCGCCGCCGGCCCGTTCGCGCTGCCGGAGCTGGGGATCATCCAGATCGGCTGGGTCTACTTCGGCTGGGGCCTGCTGGTCGCCTTCGTCTCGGTGGTCGTCGCCCCGATCGTGCAGCGCGCCATCGGCACCGTGCCGGCCATCCTGGCCACCCTCGTGCTGTTCACCGCCGACCTCGCGATCATGGGCATCTTCGCCGACCACCCGACCGTGGTGATCGTCGGCATCATCGCCTCGGGCGCCTTCATCGGCTCCAACAACACCCTCATCACCGAGGCCGTCATGGGTGCGGCGCCCGTCGAGCGGCCCGTCGCGTCCGCGGCGTACAGCTTCGTGCGGTTCACCGGCGGCGCCGTCGGCCCCTACGTCGCCCTGCGCCTGTTCGGCTCCGAGGCCGCCCCGCACGTGCACGCGCCCTTCTGGTTCGGCGCGATCATGGTCGCCATCGGTGTCGCCGTCCTCGCCGCCGGCGCCCGCACCGTCGCCGCGACCACGCACCACGAGGAGACCGAGCAGCAGGAGGCCGAGGCCGTCCTGGTCGGCGACCTCGACTGA
- a CDS encoding zinc-ribbon domain-containing protein, producing MFLLFGLATRQKPLGAGATRTCPRCHNATTWARVREHRQLTLFFVPVARWKRRELEVCGICGTTIAA from the coding sequence GTGTTCCTCCTCTTCGGCCTCGCCACCCGCCAGAAGCCGCTCGGCGCCGGCGCGACGCGCACCTGCCCCCGCTGCCACAACGCGACGACGTGGGCGCGGGTGCGGGAGCACCGCCAGCTCACGCTGTTCTTCGTGCCGGTCGCCCGCTGGAAGCGCCGCGAGCTCGAGGTGTGCGGGATCTGCGGCACGACCATCGCCGCCTGA
- a CDS encoding response regulator transcription factor, protein MSLEDRLRACLDGEALELPTLAGEVYAAVARHVPYDFACLATTDPASGVVTWASKTRDLGIGDEEFAAAEYGSATDINKFEDIARRQPPVGAIHLDTGGHPELSYRHREFMQRRFGFTDELRAAFVSRGACWGALGLARAAGDPPYTQDDLDQVATICDLVAGAIQRSLFRHGTAADPVPVPSGPSVLIVDPTNRLTQATPAARAAIQDLGGFDHGSLPASVLAVIATTRLRGEPFQSRTQLEDGRWLTLCAAPLAGSTGGSADIVVTLERTPRSVLSRLALTAHGLTSREEDVALLVLQGVDTRGIAQSLHMSPHTVQDHLKAIFTKLRVGSRREMTARLTLD, encoded by the coding sequence GTGAGCCTGGAGGACCGGCTGCGCGCGTGCCTCGATGGCGAGGCACTCGAGCTGCCGACGCTCGCCGGCGAGGTGTATGCGGCGGTCGCCCGCCACGTTCCCTACGACTTCGCGTGCCTGGCCACCACGGACCCGGCGTCCGGGGTGGTGACGTGGGCGTCCAAGACGCGAGACCTCGGCATCGGTGACGAGGAGTTCGCGGCTGCCGAGTACGGCTCGGCGACCGACATCAACAAGTTCGAGGACATCGCACGCCGCCAACCGCCGGTCGGCGCGATCCACCTCGACACCGGCGGCCACCCTGAGCTCAGCTACCGGCACCGCGAGTTCATGCAGCGACGCTTCGGGTTCACCGACGAGCTGCGCGCCGCGTTCGTGAGCCGTGGTGCCTGCTGGGGCGCACTGGGCCTGGCGCGCGCAGCCGGCGATCCGCCGTACACGCAAGACGACCTCGACCAGGTTGCCACCATCTGCGACCTGGTCGCAGGCGCGATCCAACGCAGCCTGTTCCGACACGGAACGGCCGCGGACCCGGTGCCCGTTCCTTCCGGTCCGTCTGTTCTGATCGTCGATCCCACGAACCGGCTGACCCAGGCCACCCCGGCGGCGCGAGCAGCGATCCAGGACCTCGGCGGATTCGATCACGGCTCACTGCCTGCCAGTGTGCTGGCCGTGATCGCCACCACGCGGCTGCGCGGGGAACCGTTTCAGTCGCGCACCCAGCTGGAGGACGGCCGATGGCTCACGCTGTGTGCCGCACCCCTTGCGGGGTCGACCGGCGGGTCAGCTGACATCGTCGTCACCCTCGAGCGCACACCGCGCTCCGTGCTCAGTCGCCTCGCTCTCACGGCACACGGCCTCACATCACGCGAGGAGGATGTCGCCCTGCTGGTGCTCCAAGGCGTCGACACGAGAGGCATCGCCCAGTCGCTGCACATGTCGCCGCACACCGTTCAGGACCATCTGAAGGCAATCTTCACCAAGCTCCGCGTCGGCAGTCGACGCGAGATGACCGCGCGGCTGACCCTCGACTGA
- a CDS encoding DUF4873 domain-containing protein has product MTHEPQEAYDGPAHVGDLELQVRLRGHFEPIDGRFHWWGRLAADASLDDAVAGSTVTLRTAYGEAPGRLSDRDPWRRFRIAGTGRPPF; this is encoded by the coding sequence GTGACCCACGAGCCCCAGGAGGCGTACGACGGCCCCGCCCACGTCGGTGACCTCGAGCTGCAGGTGCGGCTGCGGGGTCACTTCGAGCCGATCGACGGCCGCTTCCACTGGTGGGGCCGGCTCGCCGCCGACGCGTCGCTCGACGACGCGGTGGCGGGCTCGACGGTCACGCTGCGGACGGCGTACGGCGAGGCGCCGGGCCGGCTCTCCGACCGCGACCCGTGGCGCCGTTTCCGGATCGCGGGGACGGGGCGGCCGCCGTTCTGA
- a CDS encoding FtsX-like permease family protein, producing the protein MRALVVMLLRRGGWTRPVLVAGCTAVVTALLLVAVSILLMPEYADEQLLAIVAESGTRGGVAFGAAILTVPLLLLLHQALRLGNAARERRLAGLRLAGATPGEVRLLGAGEVALPALAGAVLGVGLWWLLRVVLGGTPTGGPQCRETADYVGCTFSGTGVGLRLVPTTVSPPWWGVLLVVLGVALLGLVMGLATGRTVTTTPHGVTRRSTRRRPRPWGLVVLVVAAVLMGVAISAHGRTLADVGLFGALGLAVLGLLLLAPWTAYVLGRRAAGRVGDVPGLLAAQRLVADPRAAGRAGAAVGGIGLAAGAVAGLLGSLVDAGQAEAYYLFPMVLVAVCLVGALVVVSLSLAVHSAETLTDRQRSMASLHALGVPTGDIRASQVREGALVAVPMAVIGAALGGLGIALLDGGLFAVLTTLLGVAVTPWLALVAVRLAVRLTGPVAARVVDPEHLRTA; encoded by the coding sequence GTGAGGGCGCTGGTCGTGATGCTGCTCCGCCGCGGCGGCTGGACGCGTCCGGTGCTGGTCGCCGGGTGCACCGCCGTCGTGACGGCCCTGCTGCTGGTGGCGGTGAGCATCCTGCTGATGCCCGAGTACGCCGACGAGCAGCTGCTCGCCATCGTCGCGGAGTCCGGCACCCGGGGTGGTGTCGCCTTCGGGGCCGCGATCCTGACGGTGCCGCTGCTCCTGCTGCTCCACCAGGCGCTGCGCCTGGGCAACGCGGCCCGCGAGCGTCGCCTGGCCGGGCTGCGGCTGGCCGGCGCGACGCCGGGGGAGGTGCGCCTGCTCGGCGCCGGCGAGGTGGCGCTGCCCGCCCTGGCCGGGGCCGTGCTGGGTGTCGGCCTGTGGTGGCTGCTGCGGGTCGTGCTCGGCGGGACGCCCACCGGCGGGCCCCAGTGCCGCGAGACGGCCGACTACGTCGGGTGCACCTTCTCCGGGACGGGCGTCGGCCTCAGGCTGGTCCCGACCACGGTCTCCCCGCCCTGGTGGGGCGTGCTGCTGGTCGTGCTGGGCGTCGCGCTGCTGGGCCTGGTGATGGGCCTGGCGACCGGCCGCACGGTCACGACCACGCCCCACGGCGTCACCCGCCGCAGCACCCGGCGCCGGCCGCGGCCGTGGGGCCTGGTCGTGCTGGTGGTGGCCGCGGTGCTGATGGGCGTGGCGATCTCGGCGCACGGCCGCACGCTCGCCGACGTCGGGCTCTTCGGTGCCCTGGGGCTCGCGGTGCTGGGGCTGCTGCTGCTCGCGCCGTGGACGGCGTACGTCCTGGGTCGGCGGGCCGCCGGACGGGTCGGCGACGTCCCGGGCCTGCTCGCCGCGCAGCGGCTGGTGGCCGACCCGCGCGCCGCGGGACGCGCCGGGGCGGCGGTCGGGGGCATCGGGCTGGCCGCCGGTGCGGTGGCGGGCCTGCTGGGGAGCCTGGTCGACGCGGGCCAGGCGGAGGCCTACTACCTGTTCCCGATGGTGCTGGTCGCGGTGTGCCTGGTCGGCGCGCTCGTGGTGGTGAGCCTGTCGCTGGCGGTGCACTCCGCGGAGACGCTCACCGACCGGCAGCGCTCGATGGCCTCGCTGCACGCGCTCGGCGTGCCGACCGGCGACATCCGTGCCTCCCAGGTCCGTGAGGGCGCCCTGGTGGCGGTCCCGATGGCCGTGATCGGCGCGGCGCTCGGCGGGCTCGGGATCGCCCTGCTCGACGGCGGTCTCTTCGCCGTGCTGACGACCCTGCTCGGGGTGGCGGTGACGCCGTGGCTTGCGCTGGTCGCCGTACGCCTCGCGGTGCGCCTCACCGGCCCCGTCGCCGCCCGGGTGGTCGACCCCGAGCACCTCCGCACCGCCTAG
- a CDS encoding AurF N-oxygenase family protein → MTTTASPTSVPERLLRSSARHSYDPEVDIDWDAPVDPTLWGMQPERMSLYGTDLWEGLTQEQRITLSHHEVASIASVGLWFELILMQMMLRDAYDDDPTAAHMHYALTEVADECRHSTMFGKSIAHFGVPAYGPPAKVHRLGRLFNAVVRGPSAYASILVAEEILDTWQREVMKDERVQPVTRMVARIHVLEEARHMTFARDEVRRQVADLSGLALLKQQVLTAQTCFMVARSLVNPEIYRAVGIDPRVGRRAALGNPHYRATMQWMGEKPLAFLRENRLLPAHQERTWRGALLLG, encoded by the coding sequence ATGACGACCACCGCTTCCCCCACGTCGGTCCCCGAGCGGCTGCTCCGGTCGTCGGCGCGCCACTCCTACGACCCCGAGGTCGACATCGACTGGGACGCTCCCGTCGACCCGACCCTGTGGGGGATGCAGCCGGAGCGGATGTCGCTCTACGGCACCGACCTGTGGGAGGGCCTGACCCAGGAGCAGCGGATCACGCTGTCCCACCACGAGGTCGCCTCGATCGCGAGCGTGGGGCTGTGGTTCGAGCTGATCCTCATGCAGATGATGCTGCGCGACGCGTACGACGACGACCCGACCGCCGCGCACATGCACTACGCCCTGACCGAGGTGGCCGACGAGTGCCGCCACTCGACGATGTTCGGCAAGTCGATCGCCCACTTCGGCGTGCCGGCGTACGGCCCGCCCGCGAAGGTCCACCGCCTCGGCCGGCTCTTCAACGCGGTGGTGCGCGGGCCCTCGGCGTACGCCTCGATCCTGGTGGCCGAGGAGATCCTCGACACCTGGCAGCGCGAGGTGATGAAGGACGAGCGGGTGCAGCCGGTGACCCGCATGGTCGCGCGGATCCACGTGCTCGAGGAGGCGCGCCACATGACCTTCGCCCGGGACGAGGTGCGCCGCCAGGTCGCCGACCTCTCCGGCCTCGCGCTGCTCAAGCAGCAGGTGCTGACCGCCCAGACCTGCTTCATGGTGGCCCGCTCGCTGGTCAACCCGGAGATCTACCGCGCCGTCGGCATCGACCCGCGGGTCGGCCGACGCGCGGCCCTCGGCAACCCGCACTACCGCGCCACGATGCAGTGGATGGGGGAGAAGCCGCTGGCGTTTCTGCGGGAGAACCGGCTGCTCCCGGCCCACCAGGAGCGGACGTGGCGGGGGGCGCTGTTGCTTGGGTAG
- a CDS encoding TetR/AcrR family transcriptional regulator, translated as MTRRVKDVTDQVKQLVSPDDGRSSRWDEHREARRAELVDAAVRAIDEHGPTASIAQVSASAGVSRPVLYRYFTDKDDLYRAVGAWGAAQVIEGLMPVLLGDAPVRERVERGCAVYLDLIAAHPHVFFLLVEHRSGDDPLADGKEMVAATIARTLGDALRDLGLDAAGAEPWAHGLVGLGLSTGEWWLRRRTMSRAAVSRYLSSFVWHAFEGIAAEHGVRVEGDGTLRLVAE; from the coding sequence ATGACACGCCGCGTCAAGGACGTCACCGACCAGGTCAAGCAGCTCGTGTCGCCCGACGACGGGCGCTCCTCCCGCTGGGACGAGCACCGCGAGGCGCGCCGCGCCGAGCTGGTCGACGCCGCCGTCCGCGCCATCGACGAGCACGGCCCGACGGCGTCGATCGCGCAGGTCTCGGCGTCGGCGGGGGTGAGCCGCCCGGTGCTCTACCGCTACTTCACCGACAAGGACGACCTCTACCGTGCCGTCGGCGCCTGGGGCGCAGCGCAGGTGATCGAGGGCCTGATGCCGGTGCTGCTGGGCGACGCCCCGGTCCGCGAGCGCGTCGAGCGCGGCTGCGCGGTCTACCTGGATCTCATCGCCGCCCACCCGCACGTGTTCTTCCTGCTCGTCGAGCACCGCAGCGGTGACGACCCGCTCGCCGACGGCAAGGAGATGGTCGCGGCCACCATCGCCCGCACCCTGGGCGACGCGCTGCGCGACCTCGGGCTCGACGCCGCCGGAGCGGAGCCCTGGGCCCACGGGCTGGTCGGCCTCGGGCTCTCCACCGGCGAGTGGTGGCTGCGGCGCCGCACCATGAGCCGCGCGGCGGTCTCGCGCTACCTCAGCTCCTTCGTCTGGCACGCCTTCGAGGGCATCGCCGCCGAGCACGGCGTCCGCGTCGAGGGCGACGGCACGCTGCGGCTGGTGGCCGAGTGA
- a CDS encoding 1-aminocyclopropane-1-carboxylate deaminase — translation MKLHEFPRYPLTFGPSPVHPLERLTAHLGGASIWAKREDVSSGLAFGGNKTRKLEYIVPDVLASGADTLVSIGGYQSNHTRQVAAVAARLGLGCRLVQEKWVDWDDPVNASVGNILLSRIMGADVRLDDSGFDIGIRQSWEDALREVEEAGGTPYAIPAGASEHRLGGLGFANWAFEVAEQEQQLDVFFDTIVVCTVTGSTHAGMIAGFAALEDLTGRTRRVIGIDASATLDKTRAQVARIARHTAELIELGRDLRDDEITVLEGWAGDLYGIPVESTVDAIRLSGRLEGMIIDPVYEGKSMAGLVDLVTSGDISPDSTVLYAHLGGQPALNAYSGVFA, via the coding sequence ATGAAGCTGCACGAGTTCCCCCGCTACCCGCTGACCTTCGGCCCCAGCCCGGTGCACCCGCTGGAGCGGCTGACCGCCCACCTCGGCGGCGCCTCGATCTGGGCCAAGCGCGAGGACGTCAGCTCGGGGCTGGCCTTCGGCGGCAACAAGACCCGCAAGCTGGAGTACATCGTCCCCGACGTGCTGGCCTCCGGCGCGGACACGCTGGTCTCGATCGGCGGCTACCAGTCCAACCACACCCGCCAGGTCGCCGCGGTCGCCGCCAGGCTCGGCCTCGGCTGCCGGCTGGTCCAGGAGAAGTGGGTCGACTGGGACGACCCCGTCAACGCGTCCGTCGGCAACATCCTGCTCTCGCGGATCATGGGGGCCGACGTCCGACTCGACGACAGCGGCTTCGACATCGGCATCCGGCAGTCGTGGGAGGACGCGCTGCGGGAGGTCGAGGAGGCCGGCGGCACGCCGTACGCCATCCCGGCCGGCGCCTCGGAGCACCGCCTCGGCGGCCTCGGGTTCGCCAACTGGGCCTTCGAGGTGGCCGAGCAGGAGCAGCAGCTCGACGTCTTCTTCGACACCATCGTGGTCTGCACCGTCACCGGCTCGACCCACGCCGGCATGATCGCCGGCTTCGCGGCCCTCGAGGACCTCACCGGCCGCACGCGCCGCGTGATCGGCATCGACGCCTCCGCGACCCTGGACAAGACCCGCGCCCAGGTCGCCCGGATCGCCCGCCACACCGCCGAGCTGATCGAGCTCGGCCGCGACCTGCGCGACGACGAGATCACCGTGCTGGAGGGCTGGGCCGGCGACCTGTACGGCATCCCCGTCGAGTCCACCGTCGACGCCATCCGCCTCAGCGGCCGGCTCGAGGGCATGATCATCGACCCGGTCTACGAGGGGAAGTCGATGGCCGGCCTCGTCGACCTCGTCACCTCCGGCGACATCTCCCCCGACTCGACGGTCCTCTACGCCCACCTCGGGGGCCAACCGGCGCTGAACGCGTACTCCGGGGTGTTCGCGTAG
- a CDS encoding PadR family transcriptional regulator produces the protein MPTAHVLLGILAAGPAHGYDLKREHDARLPGAKPLAYGQVYATLARLERDGQIEVATTENDGGPERTVYAIAGPGEEALLDWLATPEAPGPYAAEELVRKTVTALRLHRDARPFLTAQRALHLDRMRGLVAEQRAAVDVEARIALDHTIFHLDADLRWLDTAASRVAEERTALR, from the coding sequence ATGCCCACCGCCCACGTCCTCCTCGGGATCCTGGCCGCCGGCCCGGCCCACGGCTACGACCTCAAGCGCGAGCACGACGCGCGCCTCCCGGGGGCCAAGCCCCTGGCCTACGGGCAGGTCTACGCGACCCTGGCCCGCCTCGAGCGCGACGGCCAGATCGAGGTCGCGACCACCGAGAACGACGGCGGCCCGGAGCGCACCGTCTACGCCATCGCCGGTCCCGGCGAGGAGGCGCTGCTCGACTGGCTGGCCACGCCGGAGGCGCCGGGGCCGTACGCCGCGGAGGAGCTGGTCCGCAAGACCGTCACCGCGCTGCGCCTGCACCGCGACGCGCGGCCGTTCCTCACCGCCCAGCGGGCGCTGCACCTCGACCGGATGCGCGGCCTGGTCGCCGAGCAGCGTGCCGCGGTCGACGTCGAGGCGCGGATCGCGCTGGACCACACGATCTTCCACCTCGACGCCGACCTGAGGTGGCTGGACACCGCGGCCTCTCGGGTCGCCGAGGAGAGGACCGCACTGCGATGA
- a CDS encoding RDD family protein — protein MSETAPGWYPDPDPRSGGTSTLRWWDGRQWTGHLAPGGGAAYGSAGPDGVKRTPDGEELAGWGRRLAALVLDGLVTGLVGYALAFPFVRQVLAYYAETFRASFEAAESGAPVRQPNGFEMYADLAGPLAGIALVTLAVAIVYHASFLRWRGATPGKLLLGMRVRLREAPGRLGWSTIAKRLGVQLGPQALTAVPFLGSVAGLLPLLDGLWPLWDPRGQALHDKAAGTNVVRVR, from the coding sequence GTGAGCGAGACCGCGCCCGGCTGGTACCCCGACCCCGACCCCCGCTCCGGCGGCACCTCCACCCTGCGGTGGTGGGACGGCCGGCAGTGGACCGGGCACCTCGCACCGGGAGGTGGCGCGGCGTACGGCTCGGCCGGGCCGGACGGCGTGAAGCGCACCCCCGACGGCGAGGAGCTCGCCGGGTGGGGCCGTCGCCTCGCGGCGCTGGTCCTCGACGGGCTGGTCACGGGGCTGGTGGGGTACGCCCTGGCGTTCCCGTTCGTGCGGCAGGTGCTCGCCTACTACGCCGAGACGTTCCGGGCCTCGTTCGAGGCCGCCGAGAGCGGTGCGCCGGTCCGGCAGCCCAACGGCTTCGAGATGTACGCCGACCTCGCCGGCCCCCTCGCGGGCATCGCCCTGGTCACCCTGGCGGTGGCGATCGTCTACCACGCGTCGTTCCTGCGCTGGCGCGGCGCGACCCCCGGCAAGCTGCTCCTCGGGATGCGGGTCCGGCTGCGCGAGGCCCCCGGCCGGCTCGGGTGGTCGACGATCGCCAAGCGGCTCGGCGTCCAGCTCGGCCCGCAGGCCCTCACCGCCGTCCCGTTCCTGGGCTCCGTCGCCGGCCTCCTGCCGCTCCTCGACGGCCTCTGGCCACTGTGGGACCCCCGCGGCCAGGCGCTGCACGACAAGGCGGCCGGCACCAACGTGGTGCGGGTGCGCTGA
- a CDS encoding MarR family winged helix-turn-helix transcriptional regulator, whose translation MSNHAVVEVQDLSNELVVLSARLVRVVRRNTTDVPAASTRLLSLLDELGPSAVGALAEADRCSQPTMTGLVKGLVEKGWAARSPHPDDARSSLVALTPAGLEQLAHVRERNAALVAERIRDADLSPQDLATTVAVLRDLVG comes from the coding sequence ATGAGCAACCACGCGGTCGTCGAGGTCCAGGACCTCAGCAACGAGCTCGTGGTGCTGAGCGCCCGCCTGGTCCGCGTCGTGCGTCGCAACACCACCGACGTCCCGGCCGCCAGCACCCGGCTGCTCAGCCTGCTCGACGAGCTCGGCCCCAGCGCCGTGGGCGCCCTGGCCGAGGCCGACCGATGCAGCCAGCCGACCATGACCGGGCTGGTCAAGGGCCTCGTCGAGAAGGGGTGGGCCGCGCGCTCGCCCCACCCCGACGACGCGCGCTCCAGCCTGGTCGCGCTGACGCCGGCCGGCCTCGAGCAGCTCGCCCACGTCCGTGAGCGCAACGCCGCGCTCGTCGCGGAGCGGATCCGGGACGCCGACCTCTCGCCGCAGGACCTCGCCACCACCGTGGCCGTGCTGCGCGACCTCGTCGGCTAG